Proteins encoded together in one Porites lutea chromosome 2, jaPorLute2.1, whole genome shotgun sequence window:
- the LOC140929136 gene encoding uncharacterized protein isoform X1 — protein MSRLTALFILLVVISICAAKSSKKTAKSKSSKVIKIHKHKDAEHKNNKGHKASTAKKHDSVKKESKQHKSADNATNKTLPADKSSNATADNKIANKTTVTKNGNKTQAILAQGTPSDCQSIVEDYSKGKLLMYEYKIQMKRCMNKAKEGASTADAKSALLRPDDSSTEEDSHQAVNVRPYNEHVTDEENDNNHDEFHENDNDNDYNDDDDDDDEDPEEKPEKKMEVPGLMGYQSLNAPMMNYNMVPQQQAAAVPELQTANFYPTMDQAQSLNAAVPQQNQEAFAPSAINQYQANPVPFQSTVPNMAMNLAVAKSNIPGNTQNTASQANAVFDQWRASSFGATTADKKDQTPNAPAVPANDPFAEFMKMQSTSGNSLEALPARQQAAMTAAVEQRSNIPQQPPSMSVPMQPQITNTVPSQSQAFYVQPQENEDFPKNP, from the exons GCTAAGTCGTCGAAAAAGACCGCCAAAAGCAAATCAAGCAAGGTGATCAAAATTCATAAACACAAAGATGCGGAACACAAGAATAACAAGGGGCACAAGGCTAGCACCGCGAAAAAACATGACTCTGTTAAGAAAGAAAGTAAACAACACAAGTCTGCTGATAATGCTACCAACAAAACTTTACCGGCTGATAAAAGTTCCAATGCTACCGCTGATAATAAGATTGCCAACAAGACTACTGTAACAAAGAATGGAAATAAAACTCAAG CAATTTTAGCACAGGGCACACCATCTGATTGTCAAAGTATCGTGGAAGACTACTCCAAAGGGAAACTTCTTATGTATGAGTACAAAATCCAAATGAAACGCTGCATGAATAAAGCAAAGGAAGGAG CTAGCACGGCCGACGCAAAATCAGCGCTGTTGCGTCCAGACGACAGCTCTACAGAAGAGGACTCTCATCAGGCCGTTAATGTCAGGCCATACAATGAACACGTGACAGATGAGGAGAATGATAATAACCATGACGAGTTTCACgagaatgataatgataacgattacaatgatgatgatgatgacgatgacgaagATCCTGAAGAAAAACCAG AGAAAAAGATGGAGGTTCCAGGCCTTATGGGTTATCAGTCTCTTAATGCGCCTATGATGAACTACAACATGGTTCCTCAACAGCAGGCGGCGGCGGTACCAGAACTACAAACCGCTAACTTCTACCCCACCATGG ACCAAGCCCAGTCACTCAACGCAGCCGTACCACAGCAAAACCAGGAAGCGTTTGCTCCCAGTGCTATAAACCAATACCAGGCAAATCCTGTTCCTTTTCAATCAACTGTCCCAAATATGGCAATGAATCTTGCTGTAGCTAAGAGCAACATACCAGGAAATACACAG aacactGCCTCTCAAGCAAATGCAGTTTTCGACCAGTGGCGAGCTAGTAGCTTTGGTGCCACAACTGCTGACAAAAAAGATCAAACGCCTAATGCACCTGCCGTGCCCGCTAATGATCCATTTGCTGAATTTATGAAGATGCAGTCTACCAGCGGCAATAGCCTTGAAGCACTGCCTGCACGCCAGCAAGCAGCTATGACAGCGGCAGTAGAGCAAAGGAGCAACATTCCACAACAACCTCCAAGTATGTCAGTTCCTATGCAGCCCCAAATCACCAACACAGTCCCAAGTCAAAGCCAGGCCTTTTACGTACAACcacaagaaaatgaagacttCCCTAAAAATCCTTGA
- the LOC140929137 gene encoding uncharacterized protein: MDNHRANTFPFYDPRSDPSNDALSSHARESRRFVIPPVSDHFADPVPARGPYIFPAFQNQLWLPQARFSRPASPAESQMSPYQSASVSGVSEGPRVENSSNDTSTKGRSPNWSDAEIRFLIETWKDHHPISKRQNSAVWESIARELNSLLREQGLTSIRTAAQCKSKIKNLEDEYKRVKDHNNKSGNDRESFTYYEELNEMLGCRAKITPKTVVECGFIDDNSAPAAIPGPSLEDLSESGDDESIRDGEEQSLSEALFRREPAAKKGKKRLATTPNSSKQKGPKSAKSAESGDEDLAFSESLFFKNKRGSDGNQKGKKASSSTQPPAKRSRKTESSGNAEYFAFLNESQKRDHEFFEKLAEKEAEREMKSQQMMFSMVKEVAKIFKGE, encoded by the exons ATGGATAATCATAGAGCgaatacttttcctttttatgaTCCAAGAAGCGACCCATCAAATGATGCACTATCAAGCCATGCAAG GGAATCTCGTCGCTTCGTTATTCCTCCTGTGAGCGATCACTTTGCCGACCCCGTTCCCGCACGTGGTCCATATATTTTTCCGGCCTTCCAAAATCAACTGTGGCTTCCACAAGCAAGATTTTCGCGACCAGCCTCGCCGGCTGAATCACAAATGAGCCCATACCAGAGTGCCAGTGTAAGTGGTGTAAGTGAAGGCCCCAGGGTTGAAAATTCCAGCAATGATACCAGTACCAAAGGTCGCTCCCCCAACTGGTCGGATGCAGAAATACGTTTTCTTATCGAAACCTGGAAGGATCACCATCCAATTAGCAAAaggcaaaattcagctgtgtgGGAATCTATTGCCAGAGAACTGAATAGTCTGTTGAGGGAACAGGGACTCACGTCCATCCGCACGGCAGCCCAGTGCAAGTCCAAGATCAAGAACCTCGAAGACGAATACAAACGTGTGAAGGACCACAACAACAAAAGCGGAAACGACCGTGAATCTTTCACGTATTATGAAGAGTTAAACGAGATGCTGGGCTGCCGAGCCAAAATTACACCGAAAACCGTTGTTGAATGTGGTTTCATAGACGACAACTCCGCCCCGGCGGCAATTCCTGGACCATCATTGGAAGATTTATCAGAGTCCGGTGACGACGAGAGCATCAGGGATGGAGAGGAGCAGAGCCTTTCGGAGGCGCTTTTTAGGCGTGAACCAGCTGCCAAAAAGGGCAAAAAGCGCTTGGCTACTACGCCGAACTCATCCAAACAAAAGGGCCCAAAATCAGCCAAATCTGCTGAATCCGGGGATGAAGACCTGGCATTTTCCGAGTCACTTTTCTTCAAGAATAAACGTGGAAGCGATGGAAACCAGAAGGGTAAGAAGGCTAGTTCATCAACCCAGCCTCCAGCTAAAAGGTCCAGAAAAACGGAATCTAGTGGCAACGCAGAATATTTTGCCTTCTTAAATGAGAGCCAAAAACGCGACCAcgaattttttgaaaagctgGCTGAAAAGGAAGCGGAGAGGGAAATGAAAAGTCAGCAAATGATGTTCTCCATGGTGAAAGAGGTCGCAAAAATCTTTAAGGGAGAGTAA
- the LOC140929136 gene encoding uncharacterized protein isoform X3: MSRLTALFILLVVISICAAKSSKKTAKSKSSKVIKIHKHKDAEHKNNKGHKASTAKKHDSVKKESKQHKSADNATNKTLPADKSSNATADNKIANKTTVTKNGNKTQAILAQGTPSDCQSIVEDYSKGKLLMYEYKIQMKRCMNKAKEGEKKMEVPGLMGYQSLNAPMMNYNMVPQQQAAAVPELQTANFYPTMDQAQSLNAAVPQQNQEAFAPSAINQYQANPVPFQSTVPNMAMNLAVAKSNIPGNTQNTASQANAVFDQWRASSFGATTADKKDQTPNAPAVPANDPFAEFMKMQSTSGNSLEALPARQQAAMTAAVEQRSNIPQQPPSMSVPMQPQITNTVPSQSQAFYVQPQENEDFPKNP; this comes from the exons GCTAAGTCGTCGAAAAAGACCGCCAAAAGCAAATCAAGCAAGGTGATCAAAATTCATAAACACAAAGATGCGGAACACAAGAATAACAAGGGGCACAAGGCTAGCACCGCGAAAAAACATGACTCTGTTAAGAAAGAAAGTAAACAACACAAGTCTGCTGATAATGCTACCAACAAAACTTTACCGGCTGATAAAAGTTCCAATGCTACCGCTGATAATAAGATTGCCAACAAGACTACTGTAACAAAGAATGGAAATAAAACTCAAG CAATTTTAGCACAGGGCACACCATCTGATTGTCAAAGTATCGTGGAAGACTACTCCAAAGGGAAACTTCTTATGTATGAGTACAAAATCCAAATGAAACGCTGCATGAATAAAGCAAAGGAAGGAG AGAAAAAGATGGAGGTTCCAGGCCTTATGGGTTATCAGTCTCTTAATGCGCCTATGATGAACTACAACATGGTTCCTCAACAGCAGGCGGCGGCGGTACCAGAACTACAAACCGCTAACTTCTACCCCACCATGG ACCAAGCCCAGTCACTCAACGCAGCCGTACCACAGCAAAACCAGGAAGCGTTTGCTCCCAGTGCTATAAACCAATACCAGGCAAATCCTGTTCCTTTTCAATCAACTGTCCCAAATATGGCAATGAATCTTGCTGTAGCTAAGAGCAACATACCAGGAAATACACAG aacactGCCTCTCAAGCAAATGCAGTTTTCGACCAGTGGCGAGCTAGTAGCTTTGGTGCCACAACTGCTGACAAAAAAGATCAAACGCCTAATGCACCTGCCGTGCCCGCTAATGATCCATTTGCTGAATTTATGAAGATGCAGTCTACCAGCGGCAATAGCCTTGAAGCACTGCCTGCACGCCAGCAAGCAGCTATGACAGCGGCAGTAGAGCAAAGGAGCAACATTCCACAACAACCTCCAAGTATGTCAGTTCCTATGCAGCCCCAAATCACCAACACAGTCCCAAGTCAAAGCCAGGCCTTTTACGTACAACcacaagaaaatgaagacttCCCTAAAAATCCTTGA